A single window of Rhodococcus jostii RHA1 DNA harbors:
- a CDS encoding alcohol dehydrogenase catalytic domain-containing protein, with protein sequence MKAWRFTAVNEKLRHEEVGELVPGPEDIVIDTGAVGLCHSDIGFMNGTITHLLGHVPITLGHEIVGTVSAVGSNVSEFVLGDRVGIPATTDGPGTAMDGGYAEKVRVPSHLPVALPDGLSFLDAASATCSGRTAYRAVHTAGQIESGMKVGIVGFGGLGYFGVQIAKAAGASVFVADVNEARWPLACHLGVESCSKDIRVFESEDLDVIIDFAGADGTLDSAIGAIRHGGRIVEVGLGVEATSVSIPSITMKEVHIVGASNGTKAEASAILALIAKGAVQPKTEQISFGEIPDGLHRLERGAPDGRLIAVL encoded by the coding sequence ATGAAGGCATGGCGATTTACCGCGGTCAACGAAAAACTGCGACACGAAGAAGTCGGCGAACTGGTGCCCGGCCCCGAAGACATCGTCATCGACACCGGAGCGGTCGGCCTGTGCCACTCCGACATCGGGTTCATGAACGGAACTATCACGCACCTACTCGGACACGTCCCCATCACACTCGGCCATGAGATAGTCGGCACCGTCTCTGCTGTCGGATCGAACGTCTCCGAGTTCGTCCTCGGTGACCGTGTCGGGATACCTGCAACCACGGACGGCCCCGGGACCGCGATGGACGGCGGCTACGCCGAGAAGGTCAGGGTTCCGTCCCACCTCCCCGTAGCGTTACCCGATGGGTTGTCGTTTCTCGACGCGGCGTCGGCGACTTGTTCGGGTCGCACCGCGTACAGGGCAGTGCACACAGCTGGGCAGATCGAATCCGGGATGAAGGTCGGTATAGTCGGATTCGGCGGCCTCGGCTACTTCGGTGTCCAGATCGCCAAGGCCGCAGGAGCTTCCGTGTTCGTCGCTGACGTCAATGAGGCACGGTGGCCACTCGCATGCCATCTGGGTGTCGAGTCGTGCTCGAAGGACATCCGTGTCTTCGAATCCGAGGATCTCGACGTGATCATCGACTTCGCGGGCGCGGACGGAACTCTCGACTCCGCAATCGGAGCCATTCGGCATGGCGGCCGCATCGTCGAGGTTGGGCTGGGCGTCGAAGCCACATCCGTTTCGATCCCCAGCATCACTATGAAAGAAGTACATATCGTCGGTGCATCGAACGGCACCAAAGCCGAAGCGAGCGCAATACTCGCGCTGATAGCCAAAGGGGCAGTGCAGCCGAAGACCGAGCAGATCTCCTTCGGCGAGATTCCCGATGGCCTGCACCGCCTCGAGCGGGGCGCACCTGACGGACGCCTCATCGCCGTACTGTAG
- a CDS encoding SDR family NAD(P)-dependent oxidoreductase — translation MIRLGQHSLSRLPEAEFNLKEVSMQLEGKRILVTGGAQGIGAAIVKAYAMEGATVRSYDLNEEGGRVVAEEASDAGPGVVEFSRLDITDGDATESLFRSAARELGGIDVLVNIAGLQRSAMAEEITDDLFESIYRVNVLGTIHTNQSAYRIMQSAGTGAIINFGSMSGFTGELANATYGSSKGAVHTWTRTVAREWGPSGIRVNAVLPYVNTPMFDKYTNSLGPEELAAYQEQLRKDIPLGGTFGNAERDLAPVLVFLASDASHFITGQLLPVDGGFAAVR, via the coding sequence GTGATCCGCCTCGGGCAGCATTCGTTATCACGCTTGCCGGAAGCCGAATTCAATCTGAAAGAAGTCAGCATGCAACTCGAAGGAAAACGCATCCTGGTCACCGGTGGCGCCCAAGGTATCGGTGCTGCCATCGTAAAGGCATACGCCATGGAGGGTGCGACCGTGCGTTCGTACGACCTGAACGAGGAGGGCGGTAGGGTCGTCGCGGAGGAAGCGAGCGACGCTGGGCCCGGAGTGGTCGAGTTCTCGCGTCTCGATATCACCGACGGTGATGCTACGGAGTCGTTGTTCCGCAGTGCTGCAAGAGAACTTGGTGGAATCGATGTCCTGGTGAACATCGCCGGTCTGCAGCGCTCCGCGATGGCCGAGGAGATCACCGATGACTTGTTCGAGAGCATCTACCGTGTGAATGTGCTGGGAACGATTCATACCAACCAATCCGCGTACCGGATCATGCAGTCGGCAGGCACGGGGGCGATCATCAACTTCGGGTCGATGTCCGGATTTACCGGGGAATTGGCCAACGCAACCTACGGCTCGTCCAAGGGTGCCGTGCATACGTGGACCAGGACTGTCGCCCGTGAATGGGGTCCATCCGGAATCCGCGTCAATGCTGTTCTGCCCTATGTAAACACACCGATGTTCGACAAATACACCAACTCGCTGGGGCCGGAAGAGCTTGCCGCCTATCAGGAACAGCTCCGCAAGGACATTCCGCTCGGTGGAACGTTCGGAAACGCCGAACGCGATCTGGCTCCGGTGCTCGTATTCCTGGCGAGCGACGCGTCGCACTTCATCACCGGTCAGCTGCTTCCGGTCGACGGAGGATTTGCAGCCGTACGGTAG
- a CDS encoding MFS transporter produces MPNTVRSTPRTEVVLDVQKSRKALVAGSLGNLIEWYEFAIYAYMAPIIAPLFFPSDNPTASILSTFLLFALAFFLRPVGAVIFGRMTDRLGRKPVLALIIVLMTIATTCIGLLPTHSSIGILAPLLLTLCRIAQGLSAGGEMGGAVSLMVESAPSGKRGLYGSWSFVGTTLGFVLGGGVATLLAVLLSDDAMASYGWRVGFLIAAPMGLIVLYLRLKVDETPHFKQIQVEVDSGKPAVGEPIERRPLTFLAATMGVVVVYNAVGNTFMVGMPTFLSTSYDMTFERSYFLALVTGLIAGLSMPVFGALSDRVGRRPVLMFGSVAVVVLSYPLYFMLNLGFGGGLVALVIAGLLIGVVGGPMPAFLSERFRTRNRATGVSVTYALSVAIFGGTAPYIITWLASTTGDPLSAAYYTLGCAAISVVALLTIRGAQRSQHREELEL; encoded by the coding sequence ATGCCGAACACAGTCCGCTCCACGCCGCGCACCGAGGTGGTGCTCGACGTCCAGAAGTCGCGAAAGGCACTTGTCGCAGGTTCGCTCGGCAATCTCATCGAGTGGTACGAATTCGCGATCTACGCCTACATGGCGCCGATCATCGCGCCCTTGTTCTTCCCGTCGGACAACCCGACTGCGTCGATACTCTCGACGTTCCTGCTCTTCGCCCTCGCCTTCTTCCTGCGCCCTGTCGGGGCAGTGATCTTCGGGCGGATGACGGACAGATTGGGACGTAAGCCCGTACTCGCGCTGATCATTGTGCTGATGACCATTGCCACGACGTGCATCGGCCTTCTGCCTACGCACTCCTCGATCGGAATCCTCGCGCCCCTGCTGCTGACGCTGTGCCGCATCGCCCAGGGATTGTCCGCGGGCGGCGAGATGGGCGGAGCGGTGTCCCTGATGGTCGAGTCCGCTCCCTCCGGCAAACGCGGGCTCTACGGCTCCTGGTCGTTCGTCGGAACCACCTTGGGCTTCGTGCTCGGCGGCGGCGTCGCGACACTTCTGGCAGTCCTTCTCTCCGACGATGCCATGGCTTCCTATGGCTGGCGGGTCGGGTTCCTCATTGCGGCTCCCATGGGCCTCATCGTCCTCTACCTTCGGCTCAAGGTCGACGAGACGCCGCACTTCAAGCAGATCCAGGTCGAGGTCGACTCAGGCAAACCTGCCGTCGGGGAACCCATCGAGCGACGACCACTGACGTTTCTCGCGGCAACCATGGGCGTCGTGGTCGTGTACAACGCAGTCGGCAACACCTTCATGGTCGGAATGCCGACTTTCCTGTCGACAAGCTACGACATGACCTTCGAGCGGTCCTACTTCCTTGCACTCGTCACCGGACTCATCGCCGGGCTGTCGATGCCGGTGTTCGGTGCACTGTCCGACCGCGTGGGACGACGCCCGGTGCTTATGTTCGGATCGGTTGCGGTGGTCGTCCTTTCCTACCCCCTCTATTTCATGCTGAATCTCGGCTTCGGCGGCGGACTGGTGGCACTCGTGATCGCCGGTCTGCTCATCGGCGTCGTCGGCGGCCCGATGCCGGCATTCCTGTCCGAACGTTTCCGTACCCGCAACCGTGCTACCGGCGTATCCGTGACCTACGCGTTGTCGGTGGCGATCTTCGGCGGCACGGCGCCGTACATCATCACTTGGCTTGCATCCACCACAGGTGATCCGCTGTCGGCGGCCTACTACACGCTTGGATGTGCAGCAATCAGTGTTGTTGCGCTATTGACGATTCGTGGCGCACAACGCTCGCAACACCGCGAGGAACTCGAGCTCTGA
- a CDS encoding flavin-containing monooxygenase, protein MKAAQQVQEAGAATDDRINPDRLTESEIRTAVARANVPSLLMVVFQTTGDEKWLAAPYRPTRGKGLGDHDSGGLEEPIQDEIREAAVKAILDLQNGALPAVETPSPELTVRMISVCTGEEVGEEYGPMLSLELARRAAPDAPSLALEPVDAPEGYSVVVIGTGVAGIAAAQQLEDMGIDYVILEKQPEAGGNWWQNTYPGAGVDTPSHLYSFSFAKNDWTTHFELRNELQAYFGAVLKDLGAGERVRYGTEVRSTRYDEAAAQWSVDMINPDGSSSTLRADVVISAVGVLNRPKTPNVPGMDSFTGTSFHSAAWPDDLDLDGKRVAIVGTGASSMQIAPAIADRVAHLSIYQRSPQWVAPFEKFRAPIPMELRRLMQTCPIYHSWYWIRLFWQFGDKVIESLRVDPEWEHPERSVNARNDAHREYFTRYITSQVGDRTDLLDKVMPDYPPFGKRILLDNGWYSTLRKDNVDLVDRSVTAVRPEGLVDDQGAENDVDVIVWATGFEAARFVSSMDVVGMDGRTLREVWNDDDPKAYLGVSVPGFPNFFMLGGPNSFPGSGSFMFFMEVQMRYIRGLLTEMFKKGIKAIDARPEANEEYNELVDSTHARTVWTHRGMSTYYRNSHGRVVFVMPFLNVEYWQMTRRPDLENYTAR, encoded by the coding sequence ATGAAGGCAGCGCAGCAGGTCCAGGAGGCAGGCGCAGCAACCGACGATCGAATCAATCCCGATCGGCTCACCGAATCCGAGATTCGAACCGCGGTTGCACGGGCAAATGTGCCCTCGCTGCTCATGGTCGTGTTCCAGACGACGGGTGACGAGAAGTGGCTGGCAGCGCCATACAGGCCGACGAGAGGCAAAGGTCTCGGCGACCACGACTCGGGCGGTCTCGAGGAGCCGATTCAGGATGAGATCAGGGAGGCCGCGGTCAAGGCCATCCTCGACTTGCAGAACGGCGCTCTTCCTGCGGTGGAGACTCCCTCTCCGGAACTGACGGTGCGGATGATCAGTGTCTGCACGGGCGAAGAAGTGGGGGAGGAGTACGGACCCATGCTATCTCTCGAGCTCGCTCGCCGTGCCGCGCCCGACGCTCCGAGCCTCGCACTGGAGCCTGTCGATGCACCGGAAGGATACTCGGTGGTCGTCATCGGTACAGGCGTTGCGGGAATAGCTGCGGCGCAACAGCTCGAGGACATGGGCATCGACTATGTCATTCTGGAGAAGCAGCCGGAGGCCGGCGGAAACTGGTGGCAGAATACGTATCCCGGCGCGGGTGTCGATACGCCCAGTCACCTGTACTCGTTCTCATTCGCGAAGAACGACTGGACGACACACTTCGAACTCCGCAACGAACTGCAGGCCTACTTCGGAGCCGTGCTGAAGGACCTCGGTGCCGGCGAGCGTGTTCGTTATGGAACCGAGGTGCGGTCGACGCGGTATGACGAAGCCGCCGCGCAGTGGTCAGTCGACATGATCAATCCCGATGGCTCGTCGTCGACGCTGAGGGCCGATGTGGTGATCAGTGCGGTGGGAGTGTTGAATCGCCCGAAGACGCCGAACGTCCCTGGGATGGACAGCTTCACCGGAACGAGTTTCCATTCGGCTGCGTGGCCCGACGATCTCGATCTGGATGGCAAGCGTGTTGCTATCGTGGGCACGGGTGCCAGCTCCATGCAGATCGCACCGGCCATCGCGGACCGCGTCGCCCATCTCAGTATCTACCAGCGCTCGCCGCAATGGGTCGCGCCGTTCGAGAAGTTCCGCGCCCCGATACCCATGGAACTGCGCCGCCTCATGCAAACCTGCCCGATCTACCACAGCTGGTACTGGATTCGCTTGTTCTGGCAGTTCGGCGACAAGGTGATCGAGTCGCTGCGCGTCGACCCGGAATGGGAGCATCCCGAACGCTCGGTGAACGCCCGCAACGATGCCCATCGAGAGTACTTCACGCGGTACATCACGTCGCAGGTCGGAGATCGAACGGATCTGCTCGACAAGGTGATGCCCGACTACCCGCCGTTCGGCAAGCGGATTCTGCTCGACAACGGCTGGTACTCGACTCTGCGCAAGGACAACGTCGACCTCGTCGACAGGTCCGTCACCGCTGTCCGCCCGGAGGGCCTGGTCGACGATCAGGGCGCTGAGAACGACGTGGACGTGATCGTGTGGGCCACCGGATTCGAAGCAGCACGATTCGTGAGTTCCATGGACGTCGTGGGAATGGACGGCCGAACGCTCCGTGAGGTCTGGAACGACGACGACCCCAAGGCCTACCTCGGTGTGTCGGTTCCAGGGTTCCCCAACTTCTTCATGCTTGGTGGTCCCAACTCGTTCCCGGGTAGCGGCAGCTTCATGTTCTTCATGGAGGTCCAGATGCGCTACATCCGTGGGCTACTGACAGAGATGTTCAAGAAGGGAATCAAGGCGATCGATGCGCGCCCCGAGGCGAACGAGGAGTACAACGAGCTGGTGGACTCGACTCATGCACGCACGGTCTGGACGCATCGTGGAATGTCGACGTACTACCGGAACTCGCACGGACGGGTGGTGTTCGTGATGCCGTTCCTCAACGTCGAGTACTGGCAGATGACGCGGCGCCCTGATCTGGAGAACTACACCGCGCGATAG
- a CDS encoding carboxyl transferase domain-containing protein — MTSILIANRGEVALRIIRTATARGIKTIAVYSEDEHDAPHVAAADHARPLRETGPAAYLDVAAIRDAALASGASTVHPGYGFLSESAELAEACAEAGLTFVGPDAHTLRTLGDKSATRALATGCGVPVLAATAGPTSKTDARQFAQSLPAGAVIVKATAGGGGRGMRIVEDLTELDRAIDRCRSEAERSFGLSDVYVEAYLPRARHIEVQVVGDGVSTPMHLFDRDCTAQRRHQKVVEIAPAQNLPDSTRKELHSAALTLASSVGLRGLATFEFLVESDHLDRWYFIEANPRLQVEHGITEAITGLDLVGLQLDVAQGRTLEDVQLSPATLGEPNGVAIEARVTGSPRPDGSDVLTDVRFPSGSSIRVDSHAHVGMRVGIGYDPLLAKVIVHRDDGHFGSAAAELIHALSDLTLDDMDTDVTTSAWLLGSHEFRSGTVTTRTIDDHLATLSIPDSPAEPVTQLDLRAPSPGTVVATAAVPGQVVRNGDALITLEAMKMETDVSATTAGRVADVWIAVGDTVTAGQLLVTLRLDVSQDDASTDPIGVNVTAERTDLAEIEARQRRTLDESRPAAIERRHERGKRTARENVDHLVDEGSFHEHGSLVVAAQRRRRSLDELESETPADGLVAGFGRVAGRPVAVLAYDYTVLAGTQGLQSHKKAERMFELAGRRGTPVVLFAEGGGGRPGDTDDMSRATRMDLGTFVALGRLNGSVPTVGIASGRCFAGNAALLGSCDVIVATRDSSIGLGGPAMIEGGGLGVFAADDIGPVSVQEANGVIDIVVADESEAVDVARRYLGYFAGPKIEWTAADQRILRHIVPERRNRPFDIRTLIDTIADEGSVLELRRGFAVGLITALVRIEGHPIGLVANDGSRAGGTIGSAEADKMTRFLQLCEAYGLAVLSLCDTAGFLVGPDAERTASVRHVSRLFVTAPALTVPFCTVIVRKAFGLGGQAMAGGSFRVPDTIVAWPSAELGAMGPEGAVSLGYRRELAAIEDAEERERIYQQHLEDYVAQGKAVNAASVFEIDDVIDPASTRSRIVDVLAAPRPDRPTQVRRRIDAW, encoded by the coding sequence ATGACGTCCATTCTGATCGCCAATCGCGGTGAAGTAGCGCTTCGAATCATCCGCACCGCCACAGCACGCGGAATCAAGACGATTGCGGTGTACAGCGAGGACGAGCACGATGCCCCGCACGTCGCTGCTGCCGACCATGCACGTCCGCTTCGAGAAACGGGCCCCGCCGCGTATCTGGATGTCGCGGCCATTCGCGACGCGGCACTGGCGTCGGGGGCATCGACGGTCCACCCCGGATACGGATTCCTCAGCGAGAGCGCCGAGTTGGCTGAGGCCTGCGCCGAGGCGGGGCTGACCTTCGTCGGACCCGACGCTCACACGCTGAGAACTCTCGGGGACAAGTCCGCCACACGTGCACTCGCGACCGGCTGCGGAGTACCCGTACTCGCTGCCACCGCAGGTCCCACATCGAAAACCGACGCGCGTCAGTTCGCGCAGTCACTTCCCGCCGGCGCGGTAATCGTGAAGGCCACCGCAGGCGGCGGGGGTCGTGGTATGCGAATAGTAGAGGATCTCACCGAACTCGATCGTGCCATCGACAGATGCCGTTCCGAGGCGGAACGCAGTTTCGGCCTGTCCGATGTCTACGTCGAGGCCTACCTACCGCGCGCACGGCACATCGAAGTCCAGGTCGTGGGCGATGGCGTGAGCACACCGATGCATCTCTTCGACCGCGACTGCACGGCGCAACGCCGCCACCAGAAAGTCGTGGAGATCGCACCCGCGCAGAACCTTCCCGATTCCACTCGCAAGGAACTCCACTCCGCAGCACTGACGTTGGCGTCCTCAGTCGGGCTGAGGGGACTTGCCACATTCGAGTTCCTCGTGGAGTCCGACCATCTCGATCGGTGGTACTTCATCGAGGCCAATCCACGCCTCCAGGTGGAACACGGAATTACCGAGGCGATCACCGGCCTCGACCTGGTCGGTCTGCAACTCGACGTCGCACAGGGACGCACGCTCGAGGACGTACAACTCTCACCGGCAACGCTCGGCGAACCGAACGGTGTCGCGATCGAGGCGCGGGTCACCGGCAGCCCGAGACCCGATGGCTCCGACGTACTCACCGACGTTCGGTTTCCGTCCGGTTCTTCGATCCGCGTCGACTCTCACGCACACGTAGGAATGCGAGTGGGAATCGGATACGACCCACTGCTGGCAAAGGTCATCGTGCACCGGGACGACGGCCACTTCGGCTCAGCCGCAGCAGAACTGATCCATGCACTCTCGGATCTGACCCTGGACGACATGGATACCGACGTCACGACGTCGGCGTGGCTGCTGGGCAGTCACGAGTTCCGGTCCGGCACGGTGACGACACGAACGATCGACGATCATCTGGCAACACTCTCGATACCGGATTCACCGGCGGAGCCGGTGACACAACTCGATCTGCGGGCCCCGTCGCCGGGCACCGTCGTCGCGACGGCCGCGGTGCCGGGACAGGTCGTGCGAAACGGCGACGCGCTGATCACGCTCGAAGCCATGAAGATGGAGACCGACGTCAGCGCGACAACAGCAGGGCGCGTCGCCGACGTGTGGATTGCGGTCGGCGATACCGTGACAGCCGGCCAGTTGCTCGTGACCCTGAGGCTCGATGTGAGTCAGGACGACGCATCGACAGACCCCATCGGCGTGAACGTCACGGCCGAGCGCACGGACCTTGCCGAGATCGAAGCACGGCAGCGCCGAACACTGGACGAGTCGCGTCCGGCGGCGATCGAACGTCGGCACGAGCGCGGCAAACGCACGGCGCGCGAAAACGTCGACCATCTCGTCGACGAAGGGAGCTTTCACGAGCACGGATCTCTGGTCGTGGCTGCGCAGCGACGACGGAGGTCTCTGGACGAACTCGAATCCGAAACGCCGGCAGACGGCCTGGTCGCGGGCTTCGGAAGGGTCGCCGGACGGCCGGTGGCAGTGCTCGCGTACGACTACACGGTGCTCGCCGGAACCCAGGGCCTTCAGAGCCACAAGAAGGCCGAGCGAATGTTCGAGCTGGCAGGCCGCAGAGGAACGCCGGTAGTTCTGTTCGCCGAAGGTGGCGGGGGCCGCCCCGGCGACACCGACGACATGTCTCGGGCGACGAGGATGGATCTCGGGACATTCGTCGCACTCGGACGGCTCAACGGTTCGGTTCCGACCGTGGGGATCGCGTCCGGTCGCTGTTTCGCCGGAAATGCTGCGCTGCTGGGATCGTGCGATGTCATCGTCGCGACTCGTGATTCGTCGATCGGCCTCGGCGGGCCCGCCATGATCGAAGGGGGCGGCCTCGGAGTGTTCGCCGCGGACGACATCGGGCCGGTGTCCGTCCAGGAGGCCAACGGGGTCATCGACATCGTCGTGGCCGACGAATCGGAGGCAGTCGACGTCGCACGGCGATATCTCGGATACTTCGCCGGCCCGAAGATCGAGTGGACCGCCGCGGACCAGCGAATCTTGCGCCACATCGTCCCCGAACGACGCAATCGGCCGTTCGACATCCGCACGTTGATCGACACCATTGCAGACGAGGGATCCGTTCTCGAACTCCGACGCGGATTCGCCGTCGGCTTGATCACTGCGCTGGTCCGGATCGAGGGACATCCCATTGGGCTCGTTGCCAACGACGGCAGCCGTGCAGGCGGCACGATCGGCAGCGCCGAAGCCGACAAGATGACCAGGTTCCTGCAACTGTGCGAGGCGTACGGCCTCGCTGTTCTCTCGCTCTGTGACACAGCCGGTTTCCTGGTCGGACCCGACGCCGAACGCACCGCCTCGGTACGTCATGTGAGCCGGCTTTTCGTCACAGCGCCTGCTCTCACCGTTCCGTTCTGTACGGTGATCGTCCGCAAGGCATTCGGACTGGGCGGCCAGGCCATGGCAGGCGGAAGCTTCCGCGTCCCGGACACCATCGTGGCATGGCCGTCGGCCGAACTCGGTGCCATGGGCCCGGAGGGGGCCGTCAGTCTCGGCTATCGTCGTGAGCTGGCTGCGATCGAGGACGCCGAGGAACGGGAGCGCATCTACCAACAGCACCTCGAGGACTACGTGGCGCAGGGCAAGGCCGTCAATGCGGCGTCCGTGTTCGAGATCGATGACGTCATCGATCCCGCCTCGACTCGCTCACGGATCGTCGATGTCCTCGCCGCTCCGCGTCCCGACCGCCCGACTCAGGTTCGCAGGCGCATCGACGCGTGGTAA
- a CDS encoding flavin reductase family protein, translating into MGFTMEGKVETHESDSRTAVPDGVIVDKFHAIDPLRFRNVLGHFPTGVVAVTTMDAENNPTGMAVGSFTSVSLDPPLVAFLPDKSSSTFPKIRTAGRFCANVLGSEQQQICRSLARKGTGKFADVEWAPTPSGMPRIEGALAWIDCEIDAVHDAGDHHIVVGRVRHLELDTPESPLIFFQGGYGGFAADRQAV; encoded by the coding sequence ATGGGCTTCACAATGGAGGGCAAGGTCGAGACACACGAATCCGACTCGCGCACCGCTGTCCCCGACGGCGTGATCGTCGACAAATTTCACGCGATAGACCCCTTGCGCTTCCGAAACGTTCTCGGCCACTTCCCCACCGGCGTCGTAGCTGTGACCACCATGGACGCCGAGAACAACCCGACCGGCATGGCCGTCGGGTCCTTCACCTCGGTGTCGCTCGATCCGCCACTGGTCGCGTTCCTGCCCGACAAGTCGTCGTCCACTTTTCCCAAGATCCGCACGGCCGGACGCTTCTGCGCCAACGTGCTCGGCTCCGAGCAACAACAGATCTGCCGCAGCCTCGCCCGAAAGGGAACCGGCAAGTTCGCGGACGTCGAGTGGGCCCCCACCCCCTCCGGTATGCCTCGCATCGAGGGTGCGCTGGCGTGGATCGATTGCGAGATCGATGCCGTGCACGACGCCGGCGATCACCACATCGTCGTCGGCCGTGTGCGACACCTCGAACTCGACACACCCGAGTCGCCGCTGATCTTCTTCCAGGGCGGTTACGGCGGGTTCGCCGCCGACCGGCAAGCGGTATGA
- a CDS encoding nuclear transport factor 2 family protein, with protein sequence MSDMESRVRRLEDRAELEDLAVRYFLASDFDDFDAIADVFAENGTFSAGGFPGATTGSGIANMIRQARTAFGTTIHTPHYVLLEFVDDDHATGLVGAHLEIATGGTTVFGAVRYEDEYVREGGRWKFASRNMRTVHLGPWDEVATSLTSDLPVRWPGAEPASSDYAVRV encoded by the coding sequence ATGTCCGACATGGAAAGCAGGGTGCGTCGGCTTGAAGACAGGGCGGAGTTGGAAGACCTTGCGGTCCGCTACTTCCTCGCCTCTGATTTCGACGATTTCGACGCCATCGCCGATGTCTTCGCAGAGAACGGGACGTTCTCGGCTGGAGGATTCCCCGGCGCCACCACCGGCAGTGGGATCGCGAACATGATTCGGCAAGCTCGTACCGCGTTTGGAACCACCATTCACACGCCGCACTACGTCCTGCTCGAGTTCGTCGACGACGATCACGCGACAGGGCTGGTAGGTGCACACCTCGAGATCGCAACGGGTGGAACGACGGTGTTCGGCGCTGTGCGTTACGAAGACGAGTACGTCCGCGAAGGTGGGCGCTGGAAGTTCGCGTCTCGCAACATGCGCACCGTGCATCTAGGCCCCTGGGACGAAGTGGCCACGTCGCTCACTTCGGATTTACCTGTTCGGTGGCCCGGGGCCGAACCTGCGTCCTCCGACTACGCGGTTCGCGTCTGA
- a CDS encoding nuclear transport factor 2 family protein, which yields MTATHEVSTRELAELVETGKIERVLFDYAYNLDMNRPDDLVALFTEDCYVAYGPDFGADGRAAYRETLDGIGTFFTATSHHVSNIVVDFSDDLTSAKVRSVLYAWHRYTKEGKADGYFFGQYHDDFVRDDEHGWRFSRRELRASGVVDFHVKKQIPIGRS from the coding sequence ATGACTGCAACCCATGAGGTGTCCACCAGGGAGCTCGCCGAGCTCGTGGAGACCGGCAAGATCGAGCGCGTCCTGTTCGACTACGCCTACAACCTCGACATGAACCGTCCCGACGATCTCGTCGCTTTGTTCACCGAGGACTGCTACGTCGCCTACGGTCCCGACTTCGGCGCCGACGGCCGCGCCGCCTATCGCGAGACGCTCGACGGCATCGGAACGTTCTTCACGGCAACCAGTCACCACGTATCCAACATCGTCGTCGACTTCTCCGATGATCTGACGTCGGCCAAGGTCCGCTCGGTCCTGTATGCATGGCATCGCTACACCAAGGAAGGCAAGGCCGACGGGTACTTCTTCGGCCAGTATCACGACGATTTCGTGCGGGACGACGAGCATGGCTGGCGCTTCTCGCGCCGCGAGTTGCGCGCGTCCGGTGTCGTGGACTTCCATGTCAAGAAGCAGATCCCGATCGGGCGGTCATGA
- a CDS encoding enoyl-CoA hydratase-related protein — MTAIADTPAETRYENLRIEHRGPISWIVLNRPDKANSLSNEMLDEFSAALAALATAGGPIIGIRGAGKGFSAGYDIGQVGKVVAEPDPVADRERLARNVNRFLAIWDHPKPVIAAVHGYCIAGATQMCVFTDVTLVARNAKIGEPAIPLGGGYIAPLWAPLVGPKRAKELAFVPGNSIDGTTAVEWGWANHAVAEEDLIAETEALAARMARTPSDILRIKKLSINKTMEAMGVRTAAQGGAEMDALLHLSPSVAEVRKFVADVGLKAAIAAYREPVALPDHAVAEQL; from the coding sequence ATGACGGCGATCGCGGACACGCCTGCCGAGACCCGCTACGAAAATCTACGCATTGAGCACCGGGGACCGATCAGTTGGATAGTGCTGAACCGGCCGGACAAGGCCAACTCGCTCTCGAACGAGATGCTGGACGAGTTCAGTGCGGCGTTGGCCGCTCTGGCGACGGCCGGCGGACCGATCATCGGAATCCGTGGAGCAGGCAAGGGATTCTCGGCAGGCTACGACATCGGTCAGGTCGGAAAGGTCGTCGCCGAGCCGGACCCGGTAGCGGACCGAGAGCGGCTGGCTCGCAACGTCAATCGCTTTCTCGCGATCTGGGATCACCCGAAACCGGTGATTGCTGCAGTGCACGGATATTGCATCGCAGGAGCCACACAGATGTGTGTGTTCACCGACGTGACCCTGGTGGCGCGCAACGCGAAGATCGGTGAGCCGGCGATCCCACTCGGTGGTGGATACATCGCGCCGTTGTGGGCGCCCCTGGTCGGCCCGAAACGTGCCAAGGAACTGGCGTTCGTTCCTGGCAACTCGATCGACGGCACGACCGCGGTCGAGTGGGGCTGGGCCAATCACGCGGTGGCCGAGGAAGATCTGATCGCCGAGACCGAGGCGCTTGCCGCTCGTATGGCACGCACGCCGTCGGACATCCTGCGGATCAAGAAGTTGTCCATCAACAAGACGATGGAAGCAATGGGCGTGCGTACCGCAGCCCAAGGCGGTGCAGAAATGGATGCCCTGCTCCATCTGTCGCCGTCGGTGGCCGAGGTGCGCAAGTTCGTCGCCGACGTGGGACTGAAGGCGGCGATCGCTGCCTACCGCGAACCCGTGGCGTTACCCGATCATGCG